One Paracidovorax avenae ATCC 19860 genomic region harbors:
- a CDS encoding alpha/beta fold hydrolase, which yields MTEPTLNYVHCPGAAASPGGASREGEGGHRMAYWEWNATGDPAHPQVVVCVHGLTRQGRDFDVLARRLARHARIVCPDVAGRGHSDWLADASHYQIPVYAADMLALLGHLHARAPVRVLDWVGTSMGGLIGMALCGQPELPLPAPVRRLVLNDVGPALEWAALQRIGQYVGRVVDFPGVAAAVEGLRVVSTGFGPHTAEEWQALSEPLLRPQPDGSVRLHYDPAIAENFRGLTPESARAGDAQLWQLYDAIRAQTLVLRGAESDLLLPGTAQAMAQRGPRARVVEWAGVGHAPTLVAAAQVDVVEQFLFGTPPADGRAPQEGRP from the coding sequence ATGACAGAGCCTACGCTGAACTACGTACATTGCCCCGGTGCCGCGGCATCCCCCGGGGGCGCATCCAGGGAGGGCGAGGGCGGGCACCGCATGGCGTACTGGGAGTGGAACGCCACGGGCGACCCCGCGCACCCCCAAGTGGTCGTCTGCGTGCATGGCCTCACGCGGCAGGGCCGCGACTTCGACGTGCTGGCGCGCCGGCTCGCGCGGCATGCCCGCATCGTCTGCCCGGACGTGGCCGGGCGCGGCCACAGCGACTGGCTGGCCGATGCCTCGCACTACCAGATTCCCGTCTATGCGGCCGACATGCTCGCGCTGCTCGGCCACCTCCATGCCCGTGCGCCCGTGCGCGTGCTGGACTGGGTCGGCACCAGCATGGGCGGGCTCATCGGCATGGCGCTGTGCGGCCAGCCGGAGCTGCCGCTGCCCGCGCCGGTGCGGCGGCTCGTGCTCAACGATGTCGGCCCCGCCCTGGAATGGGCGGCGCTGCAGCGCATCGGCCAGTACGTGGGCCGCGTGGTGGACTTCCCCGGCGTGGCGGCCGCGGTCGAGGGGCTGCGCGTCGTCTCCACGGGCTTCGGCCCGCACACCGCCGAGGAATGGCAGGCGCTGTCCGAACCTCTGTTGCGCCCGCAGCCGGACGGCTCCGTGCGCCTGCATTACGACCCCGCCATCGCCGAGAACTTCCGTGGCCTGACGCCCGAGTCCGCGCGCGCCGGCGATGCCCAGCTGTGGCAGCTCTATGACGCGATCCGTGCGCAGACCCTGGTGCTGCGGGGAGCGGAATCCGACCTGCTGCTGCCCGGCACGGCGCAGGCCATGGCGCAGCGCGGGCCGCGGGCGCGGGTGGTGGAATGGGCCGGCGTGGGCCATGCACCTACCCTGGTGGCGGCCGCCCAGGTCGATGTGGTCGAGCAGTTCCTGTTCGGCACGCCCCCGGCGGACGGCCGGGCCCCGCAGGAGGGACGCCCGTGA
- a CDS encoding RelA/SpoT family protein: protein MAGQEAVPQLIAATSLALPEQAGALARARAFAEPLLSAETLETGENTFAHAEAVAAILKAIGGSEAMQAASYLVHACSHLNKPEEVIAKAFGQNFATLAVETTKLMRVQHHAREAQLAGHAVDDPATHTENVRKMLLAFSRDLRVVMLRLASRLQTLRFYAASKRPVSPSIAREALQVFASLANRLGIWQMKWELEDLSFRFLEPDTYKQIARLLDEKRAEREVYMEQLRGRLESELRARSISATVQGRPKHIYSIVKKMRGKSLDFDQVFDIRALRVVVPTVKDCYAALSWVHSHFKPIDAEFDDYIAKPKPNGYQSLHTVVRDEAGKAIEIQIRTQAMHDHAEHGVAAHWAYKEAGAKGYVGVSASSEYDAKIAVLRQLLAWERDMSGAVQHRGLFEDRIYVLTPNAEVVELPQGATPVDFAYAVHTSVGHRCRGARVDGAMVTLNTPLQNGQTVEITTVKEGRPSRDWLNPELGYLTSHRARAKVRAWFNAQATHETVARGREAVEKLLQREGKTAIRLEDLAVQLGFKTADALFEVVGKDEFSLRTIETLLRPPEPVLQPDDYLLLKKARTNENAPKGGVLVVGIDSLMTQLAKCCRPAPPDPIRGFVTRGKGVSVHRADCSNFREMAARSAERVIDVEWGSAGGSGGGAQGGGQGGHPAALYPVDVAVEAADRQGLLRDISEVFAREKTNVIGVQTQSVKGTAWMTFTVEVSDSGRLNKVLSIVAAVPGVRSARRR, encoded by the coding sequence ATGGCCGGCCAGGAGGCCGTGCCCCAGCTCATCGCCGCCACCTCCCTTGCATTGCCGGAGCAGGCCGGCGCCCTGGCACGCGCCCGGGCGTTCGCCGAACCGCTGCTCTCCGCCGAAACCCTGGAGACGGGCGAGAACACCTTCGCCCATGCCGAGGCCGTGGCGGCCATCCTCAAGGCCATCGGCGGCTCGGAAGCGATGCAGGCCGCCAGCTACCTCGTGCACGCCTGCTCGCACCTGAACAAGCCCGAGGAGGTCATCGCCAAGGCCTTCGGCCAGAACTTCGCCACGCTCGCCGTCGAAACCACCAAGCTCATGCGCGTGCAGCACCATGCGCGCGAGGCGCAGCTGGCCGGCCATGCGGTGGACGACCCGGCCACCCACACCGAGAACGTGCGCAAGATGCTGCTGGCCTTCTCGCGCGACCTGCGCGTGGTCATGCTGCGCCTGGCGTCGCGCCTGCAGACGCTGCGTTTCTACGCGGCCAGCAAGCGGCCCGTCTCGCCCTCGATCGCCCGCGAGGCGCTGCAGGTGTTCGCGTCGCTCGCCAACCGCCTCGGCATCTGGCAGATGAAGTGGGAGCTGGAAGACCTGTCCTTCCGCTTCCTGGAGCCCGACACCTACAAGCAGATCGCCCGCCTGCTCGACGAGAAGCGCGCCGAGCGCGAGGTGTACATGGAGCAGTTGCGCGGCCGGCTCGAATCCGAGTTGCGCGCGCGCAGCATCAGCGCCACCGTGCAGGGCCGGCCCAAGCACATCTACAGCATCGTCAAGAAGATGCGCGGCAAGTCGCTCGACTTCGACCAGGTGTTCGACATCCGCGCGCTGCGCGTGGTCGTGCCCACGGTGAAGGACTGCTACGCCGCGCTGTCGTGGGTGCATTCGCACTTCAAGCCCATCGACGCGGAGTTCGACGACTACATCGCCAAACCCAAGCCCAACGGCTACCAGTCGCTGCACACCGTGGTGCGCGACGAGGCCGGCAAGGCCATCGAGATCCAGATCCGCACCCAGGCCATGCACGACCACGCGGAGCATGGCGTGGCCGCGCACTGGGCCTACAAGGAGGCCGGTGCCAAGGGCTATGTGGGCGTGTCCGCCAGCAGCGAGTACGACGCCAAGATCGCCGTGCTGCGGCAGTTGCTGGCGTGGGAGCGCGACATGTCCGGCGCGGTGCAGCACCGCGGACTGTTCGAGGACCGCATCTACGTGCTGACGCCGAACGCCGAGGTGGTGGAACTGCCCCAGGGCGCCACGCCGGTGGATTTCGCCTATGCGGTGCATACCAGCGTGGGGCACCGCTGCCGCGGCGCGCGCGTGGACGGCGCCATGGTGACGCTCAACACGCCGCTGCAGAACGGGCAGACGGTGGAGATCACCACGGTGAAGGAAGGCCGGCCCTCGCGCGACTGGCTCAACCCCGAACTCGGCTACCTCACCAGCCACCGCGCCCGCGCCAAGGTGCGCGCCTGGTTCAACGCCCAGGCCACGCACGAGACCGTGGCGCGGGGCCGCGAGGCCGTCGAAAAACTGCTGCAGCGCGAAGGCAAGACCGCCATCCGGCTGGAGGACCTGGCCGTGCAGCTCGGCTTCAAGACCGCCGACGCGCTCTTCGAGGTGGTCGGCAAGGACGAATTCTCCCTGCGCACCATCGAGACCCTGCTGCGCCCGCCCGAGCCCGTGCTGCAGCCCGACGACTACCTGCTGCTCAAGAAGGCGCGCACGAACGAGAACGCACCCAAGGGCGGCGTGCTGGTGGTGGGCATCGACTCCCTCATGACCCAGTTGGCCAAGTGCTGCCGGCCCGCGCCGCCGGACCCGATCCGCGGCTTCGTCACGCGCGGCAAGGGCGTGAGCGTGCACCGCGCGGACTGCAGCAACTTCCGCGAGATGGCCGCCCGCAGCGCCGAGCGTGTCATCGACGTCGAATGGGGCAGCGCTGGCGGATCCGGCGGCGGGGCCCAGGGAGGCGGGCAGGGCGGCCATCCTGCCGCCCTCTATCCCGTGGACGTGGCCGTCGAGGCCGCCGACCGCCAGGGCCTGCTGCGCGACATCTCCGAAGTGTTCGCGCGCGAGAAGACCAACGTGATCGGCGTGCAGACCCAGTCGGTGAAAGGCACGGCGTGGATGACCTTCACCGTGGAGGTGTCGGACTCCGGGCGCCTGAACAAGGTGCTGTCCATCGTCGCCGCCGTGCCGGGGGTGCGCTCCGCGCGGCGGCGGTGA
- a CDS encoding type II toxin-antitoxin system YafO family toxin, whose protein sequence is MTTQLTNCLRELMQENGLDAEVFAAEFDHWKSLGGAGEDESYFFGKDGGYRIPKVGLEQYALRHVHLVPVSDLVALKKWDRAWGEGWRRTSDRHLVYTSDGTYGHLLMWILDEPGSHDIANMQTEEDRELMQGFATVAYHFRQTGAIAA, encoded by the coding sequence TTGACTACCCAGTTGACAAACTGCCTGCGCGAGCTCATGCAAGAAAACGGCCTAGATGCGGAAGTATTTGCCGCCGAGTTTGATCACTGGAAGTCGCTAGGCGGGGCAGGCGAGGACGAAAGCTACTTCTTTGGCAAGGACGGCGGTTACAGAATCCCCAAAGTCGGTCTTGAGCAGTATGCATTGCGCCATGTTCATTTGGTTCCCGTAAGCGACTTGGTCGCACTGAAGAAATGGGACCGGGCGTGGGGTGAGGGGTGGCGACGGACCAGCGATCGTCACCTCGTCTACACTAGCGACGGGACTTACGGGCACCTGCTCATGTGGATTCTTGACGAGCCGGGGTCTCATGACATCGCGAACATGCAGACAGAGGAAGACCGGGAACTAATGCAAGGGTTCGCTACGGTCGCCTATCACTTTCGGCAAACAGGGGCGATTGCCGCATAG
- a CDS encoding TonB-dependent receptor produces the protein MGARDTGSTCGKGGITPAKVPAYLLLDAMVSCDFQQRSLALDVCNLTDKTYLSNCDGAAQSCFYGDQRGLIATATYRW, from the coding sequence GTGGGCGCGCGCGATACGGGCTCGACCTGCGGCAAGGGAGGCATCACGCCGGCCAAGGTCCCGGCATACCTGTTGCTGGACGCCATGGTCAGCTGCGATTTCCAGCAGCGGAGCCTGGCGCTCGATGTGTGCAACCTGACTGACAAGACGTACCTGTCGAACTGCGACGGCGCTGCCCAGTCCTGCTTCTACGGAGACCAGCGCGGGCTGATCGCGACCGCGACCTATCGCTGGTGA
- a CDS encoding methyl-accepting chemotaxis protein, with amino-acid sequence MNLQHLRIGLKLAIAFALTTALTLAMGLAAWMQMHTIQAGAEDLASNWLPSVQAIGNARTAANRVRRTESELFLPEPTEATAKRREELAHRMAQFAEAEQVYAPLVTPGEEQRLFGEYRAARDAYAKVQARLLALPPDARAEATRMFFGESEQAFDAMAGALGTLADFNRKSADIAEQNVRTVYGRAVWTLAGLVAAAVAIAVALAWWITGLITRPIREAVVIAQGVASGDLTMPIVPRGRDEAAQLMEALAGMRDGLSQVVGGVRANAESVATASAEIEQGNIDLSSRTEEQASALEQTAASMEELGSTVRQNSDNARQASALAQDAASAAARSGEAVGTMVGTMRSIDEASRRIADIIGLIDGIAFQTNILALNAAVEAARAGEQGRGFAVVAGEVRSLAQRSAAAAKDIKELIATSTHRVQDGSQQAEQAGSAVQAAMELIQKVASIVSEISIATREQSDGVAQVGEAVTQMDQATQQNAALVEESAAAASSLKAQADQLVGAVSVFRLPA; translated from the coding sequence ATGAACCTCCAGCACCTCCGCATCGGCCTCAAGCTGGCCATCGCCTTTGCCCTCACCACCGCATTGACCCTGGCCATGGGCCTGGCCGCATGGATGCAGATGCACACCATCCAGGCCGGTGCCGAAGACCTGGCCAGCAACTGGCTGCCGAGCGTGCAGGCGATCGGCAACGCCCGCACTGCGGCCAACCGCGTGCGCCGTACCGAGAGCGAACTGTTCCTGCCGGAGCCGACCGAGGCCACGGCGAAGCGCCGCGAGGAGCTTGCGCACCGCATGGCGCAGTTCGCGGAGGCCGAGCAGGTCTATGCCCCCCTGGTCACGCCCGGCGAGGAGCAGCGCCTGTTCGGCGAGTACCGTGCAGCGCGCGATGCCTATGCGAAGGTGCAGGCCCGCCTGCTCGCGCTGCCGCCCGATGCGCGGGCCGAAGCGACCCGGATGTTCTTCGGGGAGTCGGAGCAGGCTTTCGATGCCATGGCCGGCGCCCTGGGCACGCTCGCCGATTTCAACCGGAAGTCCGCGGATATCGCCGAGCAGAACGTGCGCACGGTGTATGGCCGCGCGGTGTGGACGCTGGCGGGCCTCGTGGCGGCTGCGGTGGCCATCGCGGTGGCGCTGGCGTGGTGGATCACGGGCCTGATCACGCGGCCGATCCGCGAGGCCGTGGTGATCGCGCAGGGCGTGGCCTCCGGCGACCTGACCATGCCCATCGTGCCCCGGGGCCGCGACGAGGCCGCGCAGCTCATGGAGGCCCTGGCCGGCATGCGCGACGGCCTGTCGCAGGTGGTCGGCGGGGTGCGCGCCAATGCGGAAAGCGTGGCCACGGCCAGCGCCGAGATCGAGCAGGGCAATATCGACCTGTCCTCGCGCACGGAAGAGCAGGCCTCGGCCCTGGAGCAGACCGCGGCATCGATGGAGGAGCTCGGCTCCACCGTGCGCCAGAACTCCGACAATGCCCGGCAGGCCAGCGCGCTGGCGCAGGATGCCGCTTCGGCCGCTGCGCGCAGCGGCGAGGCGGTGGGCACGATGGTGGGCACCATGCGTTCCATCGACGAAGCCTCGCGGCGCATTGCCGACATCATCGGCCTGATCGACGGCATCGCGTTCCAGACCAACATCCTCGCGCTGAACGCGGCGGTGGAGGCGGCCCGTGCTGGCGAGCAGGGCCGGGGCTTCGCCGTGGTGGCAGGCGAGGTGCGCAGCCTGGCCCAGCGCAGCGCCGCGGCCGCCAAGGACATCAAGGAGCTGATCGCCACCAGCACCCACCGGGTGCAGGACGGCTCGCAGCAGGCGGAGCAGGCGGGCTCCGCGGTGCAGGCAGCGATGGAGCTCATCCAGAAGGTGGCGTCCATCGTCTCGGAGATCAGCATCGCCACGCGCGAGCAGAGCGACGGGGTGGCGCAGGTCGGCGAAGCCGTCACGCAGATGGACCAGGCCACCCAGCAGAACGCAGCTCTGGTGGAGGAGAGCGCTGCGGCGGCCTCCAGCCTCAAGGCGCAGGCCGACCAGCTGGTGGGCGCGGTCTCGGTGTTCCGCCTCCCGGCCTGA
- a CDS encoding IPTL-CTERM sorting domain-containing protein translates to MSAQTLGMYLSAPGQQDTTRTGATVERFLSAGAIGTSGTWAIGDYTATSGNRAAASQYGGAGGTGQFLSVGSGTISVTLTGNRQYVGFWWSAGDATNIIRFYDTDNNLLAEFTTASLVNLLQGPGNITALDGQQYAKAAYYGNPNPNFAGMNDREPYGYVNLLLQGTSVRFGRIEIRGANFELDNIAIADPVPVDTSWVDYGSQPVALPPGAVGASNDTSATRMGTPVSGNAAANDTAPAGARWTKTSDPANGSVVMNDDGTYTYTPAPGFTGVDSFDYTVCKPAPDTDQCANATVRITVGLDAVDDRASTAPNTPVSSSVPNNDVFPQGATFTVSSSPTRGTVTMDPATGDYTYTPNPNVTGTDTFQYRLCLPAPNATQCDTATVTIVVDPNTAPVATAVTIGGAPQQGVPLTGTYTYGDAQNDAESVSTFRWVRSASGTSPAGGVTVGTGNTYTPTAPDAGQFLFFCVTPQAQTGTTPGAEVCTAASATAGGPAAPVAAPSAVAAIPTLSEWGMVVMSSLLALFAIGTIRRRG, encoded by the coding sequence GTGTCTGCACAGACGCTCGGCATGTATCTCTCGGCCCCCGGCCAGCAGGACACGACGCGCACGGGTGCCACGGTCGAGCGTTTTCTTTCTGCCGGCGCGATCGGTACCTCGGGCACCTGGGCCATCGGCGATTACACGGCCACGTCGGGCAACCGTGCTGCCGCGTCGCAGTACGGCGGCGCGGGCGGCACCGGGCAGTTCCTGTCGGTGGGCTCCGGCACGATCTCGGTCACGCTGACCGGCAACCGGCAGTACGTGGGCTTCTGGTGGTCCGCGGGGGATGCGACCAACATCATCCGGTTCTACGACACGGACAACAACCTGCTCGCCGAGTTCACCACCGCCTCGCTGGTCAACCTGCTGCAGGGACCCGGCAACATCACGGCACTGGATGGGCAGCAGTATGCGAAGGCCGCGTACTACGGCAACCCGAACCCCAATTTCGCGGGCATGAACGACCGGGAGCCGTACGGCTACGTGAACCTGCTGCTGCAGGGCACGAGCGTGCGTTTCGGCCGCATCGAGATCCGGGGCGCGAACTTCGAGCTGGACAACATTGCCATCGCGGACCCGGTGCCGGTCGATACGTCGTGGGTGGACTATGGCAGCCAGCCCGTGGCGCTGCCGCCGGGTGCCGTCGGGGCGTCCAACGACACCAGCGCAACGCGGATGGGCACGCCGGTCTCCGGCAATGCCGCAGCGAACGACACGGCGCCGGCAGGTGCCCGGTGGACGAAGACCTCCGACCCGGCGAACGGCTCGGTCGTGATGAACGACGACGGAACCTATACCTACACGCCCGCGCCGGGCTTCACCGGCGTTGATTCCTTCGACTACACGGTGTGCAAGCCCGCGCCGGACACTGACCAGTGCGCGAACGCCACGGTCCGGATCACCGTCGGGCTCGATGCCGTGGACGACAGGGCGAGCACCGCGCCCAACACGCCGGTCAGCTCCAGCGTGCCGAACAACGACGTTTTCCCGCAGGGGGCCACGTTCACCGTGTCCTCCTCGCCCACGCGCGGCACGGTCACGATGGACCCGGCCACCGGGGACTACACCTACACTCCCAATCCCAACGTGACCGGCACCGACACGTTCCAGTACCGGCTGTGCCTGCCGGCACCCAACGCCACGCAGTGCGACACGGCCACCGTGACCATCGTCGTGGACCCCAACACCGCGCCGGTGGCCACTGCCGTCACGATCGGCGGGGCCCCGCAGCAGGGCGTTCCGCTGACGGGCACCTATACCTACGGCGATGCGCAGAACGATGCGGAGTCGGTATCGACCTTCCGCTGGGTCCGCAGCGCATCCGGCACCTCGCCCGCGGGCGGTGTCACGGTCGGGACCGGCAACACCTACACCCCGACCGCACCGGACGCGGGCCAGTTCCTGTTCTTCTGCGTGACACCGCAGGCCCAGACGGGCACCACCCCGGGCGCGGAGGTGTGCACCGCGGCGTCCGCGACGGCCGGGGGGCCCGCGGCCCCCGTGGCGGCACCGTCGGCCGTGGCGGCCATCCCGACGCTGTCCGAGTGGGGCATGGTGGTCATGTCGTCGCTGCTGGCGTTGTTCGCGATCGGCACGATCCGGCGCCGCGGTTGA
- a CDS encoding OsmC family protein, producing the protein MATHTATVAWQRGADDFLDKRYHRAHTWQFDGGATVAASSSPHVVPLPYSDAAAVDPEEAYIAALSSCHMLWFMDFASRAGYRLDSYTDAATGTMAKNEAGQIAVTHVQLRPVTRFDAAHAPTEEQLAALHHQAHAACFLANSVKTRIDCEPVLETSAN; encoded by the coding sequence ATGGCCACACATACCGCCACCGTCGCCTGGCAGCGCGGCGCCGACGATTTCCTGGACAAGCGATATCACCGCGCCCACACGTGGCAGTTCGACGGCGGGGCCACGGTGGCGGCCTCGTCCTCGCCGCACGTCGTGCCGCTGCCCTACTCCGACGCGGCCGCGGTCGATCCCGAAGAGGCCTACATCGCCGCGCTCTCCAGCTGCCACATGCTGTGGTTCATGGACTTCGCCAGCCGCGCGGGCTATCGCCTCGACAGCTACACCGATGCGGCCACCGGCACCATGGCGAAAAACGAGGCCGGCCAGATCGCCGTCACCCATGTACAGCTGCGCCCCGTCACGCGCTTCGATGCCGCGCATGCGCCGACCGAGGAGCAACTGGCGGCCCTGCACCACCAGGCCCATGCGGCGTGCTTCCTCGCGAACTCCGTGAAGACACGCATCGACTGCGAGCCTGTGCTGGAGACCAGCGCAAACTGA
- a CDS encoding Ig-like domain-containing protein, producing the protein MNNYIISMARGALLALALTAGAAHSDTFLDTFGNTQTRLRSPYVPQFAASGTVSYYRFANPAGSSDEQTINDGTYTVLNPNRVRTTGGGFWWENGQTGPAANFTDHTGDGGAVLIVNLGNVQNAVYRRVVSLEGGKTYTLTAWRYIIAGPTDLSFELREPNDTASLGGSPSFTTSGNTGVGQWTPLTWNFTTPGVCTTRQYAVSVRNNSPVTNGNDLFLDDISITEANGGAAGQVTCPTTSVPTVTAVNDTGTTPPGRPVTIALRANDASSNPTAAALGLPSQGNTQAQHGTVVFNNDGTATYTPNTGYTGNDAFSYDICTVASQTNPTPFCSTASVAVSVAVPTVTAGDDTASTPMGRPATVNLLANDTSSNPAVAPLGTPSAGSVSPRNGSVVFNADGTATYTPNPGFTGTDSFSYKVCTVVSAGNPTASCSEATVNLAVTLPAILAVPTLSEWGILLMSSLLALLGIGAARRRTR; encoded by the coding sequence ATGAACAATTACATTATCAGCATGGCGAGGGGGGCCCTGCTGGCGCTGGCACTCACTGCCGGCGCCGCTCACTCCGACACGTTCCTGGACACGTTCGGCAATACCCAGACCCGGCTGCGTTCCCCCTACGTTCCTCAATTCGCGGCCAGCGGCACGGTCAGCTACTACCGATTTGCCAACCCGGCCGGCAGCTCGGACGAGCAGACGATCAACGACGGGACCTACACGGTCCTCAACCCGAACCGCGTGCGGACCACGGGTGGCGGTTTCTGGTGGGAAAACGGCCAGACCGGCCCCGCAGCGAATTTCACCGACCACACCGGAGACGGTGGCGCCGTGCTGATCGTGAACCTGGGCAACGTGCAAAACGCCGTTTACCGCCGCGTCGTCTCGCTGGAAGGCGGCAAGACCTATACCCTCACGGCATGGCGCTACATCATCGCCGGCCCGACAGACCTCTCCTTCGAATTGCGCGAGCCCAACGACACGGCCAGCCTGGGCGGCTCCCCCAGTTTCACGACGTCCGGCAACACCGGCGTGGGGCAATGGACGCCCCTGACCTGGAACTTCACCACGCCCGGCGTCTGCACCACCCGGCAGTACGCGGTCAGCGTGCGGAACAACTCGCCGGTGACCAACGGCAATGACCTGTTCCTGGACGACATTTCCATAACGGAGGCGAACGGAGGAGCCGCCGGCCAGGTGACCTGCCCCACGACCTCGGTGCCCACCGTCACGGCCGTCAACGACACCGGCACGACGCCGCCGGGCCGCCCGGTCACCATCGCGCTGCGGGCCAACGATGCGTCGTCCAACCCCACGGCCGCCGCGCTCGGCCTGCCCTCGCAGGGCAATACCCAGGCGCAGCACGGCACCGTGGTGTTCAACAACGACGGAACCGCCACCTACACGCCGAACACGGGCTACACCGGCAACGATGCGTTTTCCTACGATATCTGCACCGTGGCGTCGCAGACCAATCCCACCCCGTTCTGCTCCACCGCGTCCGTCGCGGTCAGCGTGGCGGTTCCCACCGTGACCGCAGGCGACGATACGGCATCGACGCCAATGGGTCGCCCGGCCACGGTCAACCTGCTGGCCAACGACACCTCGTCCAACCCCGCGGTGGCACCGCTCGGCACGCCATCGGCAGGCAGCGTCTCGCCGCGCAACGGCTCCGTGGTGTTCAACGCGGACGGCACCGCCACCTATACGCCGAACCCCGGCTTCACCGGCACGGACTCGTTCTCGTACAAGGTCTGCACGGTGGTATCGGCCGGCAACCCCACCGCCTCCTGCTCGGAGGCGACCGTCAACCTCGCCGTGACCCTGCCCGCCATCCTCGCCGTCCCCACCCTGTCGGAATGGGGCATCCTGCTGATGTCGTCCCTGCTGGCGCTGCTGGGCATCGGCGCGGCCCGCCGCCGCACGCGCTGA
- a CDS encoding type 1 glutamine amidotransferase domain-containing protein: protein MASSPPNPSNAGRRVALLVTDGFEQAELAGPRDALQRAGFDAQIVAPKPGQVQGFNHVDKADRFDVDQTLDQASPDTFDAVVLPGGVVNADELRTNEKARAFVQAIDRAGKPVAVICHGAWLLIDAGLVKGKTLTSWPSLATDLRNAGAQWVDRPVQVEGRWISSRKPDDIPQFNEQILKTLQQGAGAEREARS from the coding sequence ATGGCATCGTCACCCCCCAATCCATCCAACGCGGGCCGCCGCGTCGCCCTGCTCGTCACCGACGGCTTCGAGCAGGCCGAGCTGGCCGGCCCCCGCGACGCCCTGCAACGCGCAGGATTCGACGCGCAGATCGTGGCCCCGAAGCCGGGCCAGGTCCAGGGATTCAACCACGTGGACAAGGCCGACCGCTTCGATGTGGACCAGACGCTGGACCAGGCATCGCCCGACACGTTCGATGCCGTCGTGCTGCCCGGCGGCGTGGTGAATGCGGACGAACTGCGTACCAACGAGAAGGCCCGGGCCTTCGTGCAGGCGATCGACCGCGCCGGCAAGCCCGTGGCGGTGATCTGCCATGGCGCCTGGCTGCTGATCGATGCGGGCCTGGTGAAGGGCAAGACGCTGACCAGCTGGCCGAGCCTCGCCACCGACCTGCGCAATGCGGGCGCCCAGTGGGTGGACCGCCCCGTGCAGGTCGAGGGCCGCTGGATCAGCAGCCGCAAGCCCGACGACATCCCCCAGTTCAACGAGCAGATCCTGAAGACGCTGCAGCAGGGCGCCGGCGCGGAACGCGAAGCCCGCAGCTGA
- a CDS encoding surface-adhesin E family protein — protein sequence MALLAAALPASAGSAQPSPAAAGATVLPEGARRTEEWLTIHGFPEVPDGDLVQINPTAQQWQDQIAVDLRVSRSGMRMNYRNVPYRSYQGMAVFDCVRRKGWYLSLQYYQEPLWRGPATARLDFKEHEAPVTFAGMPGEPADKLVRAACRKR from the coding sequence ATGGCCCTGTTGGCCGCCGCGCTGCCTGCCAGCGCCGGATCCGCGCAGCCGTCGCCGGCGGCGGCGGGCGCCACGGTGCTCCCGGAGGGTGCCCGCCGCACCGAGGAGTGGCTCACCATCCACGGCTTTCCCGAGGTGCCCGACGGCGACCTGGTGCAGATCAACCCGACCGCCCAGCAGTGGCAGGACCAGATCGCGGTGGACCTGCGCGTGTCGCGCAGCGGCATGCGCATGAACTACCGCAACGTGCCCTACCGGTCGTACCAGGGCATGGCCGTGTTCGACTGCGTGCGTCGCAAGGGCTGGTACCTGTCTTTGCAGTACTACCAGGAGCCGCTGTGGCGGGGCCCCGCCACCGCCAGGCTCGACTTCAAGGAGCATGAGGCTCCCGTGACTTTCGCGGGCATGCCGGGCGAGCCCGCCGACAAGCTCGTCCGGGCGGCCTGCCGCAAGCGCTAG
- the phaR gene encoding polyhydroxyalkanoate synthesis repressor PhaR, with the protein MSESPSESPSPRCPQRVIKKYPNRRLYDTSTSTYITLAEVKQLVIDGEEVAVRDAKTGEDLTRSILLQIILEEEAGGAPMFTETVLANIIRFYGHAMQGFMGAYLEKNVQMFSDFQARMAEQSQGFTPEMWTQFMNPQSPLYQGMMGQYRDQSQAMFTQMQEQMQKQTEQMLSAFGIKR; encoded by the coding sequence GTGTCCGAGTCCCCGTCCGAATCCCCATCGCCCCGCTGTCCGCAGCGGGTCATCAAGAAGTACCCGAACCGCCGGCTCTACGACACCTCCACCTCCACCTACATCACGCTGGCGGAAGTGAAGCAACTCGTCATCGACGGCGAGGAAGTGGCCGTGCGCGACGCCAAGACCGGCGAGGACCTGACGCGCAGCATCCTGCTGCAGATCATCCTGGAAGAGGAGGCGGGTGGCGCCCCCATGTTCACCGAGACCGTGCTGGCCAACATCATCCGCTTCTACGGCCATGCCATGCAGGGCTTCATGGGCGCCTACCTGGAGAAGAACGTGCAGATGTTCTCCGACTTCCAGGCGCGCATGGCGGAGCAGTCGCAGGGCTTCACGCCGGAGATGTGGACCCAGTTCATGAACCCGCAGTCGCCGCTCTACCAGGGCATGATGGGCCAGTACCGCGACCAGTCGCAGGCCATGTTCACGCAGATGCAGGAGCAGATGCAGAAGCAGACCGAGCAGATGCTGAGCGCCTTCGGCATCAAGCGCTGA